The sequence below is a genomic window from Colias croceus chromosome 11, ilColCroc2.1.
aatataaaatcgGGTCACTTTTTATAATAGACGCTTTTTGATATATTAGCTAGctcaattttatatattgtgaATTTTTTATGGAAAATCCATGCAATGGTTAGAGTATGAACATTGATTGAGGGTCCTGgctttgattttaattataataataatcatttctGTATCTTTAGGACTTTTATAAAAAGTGGCCTTtagactattttttataatattgaagtatttcgatttatgaatttcaatttcaattggAGAAacacatccatactaatattataaatgcgaaagtaactctgtctgttactcaatcacgcctaaactactgaaccaatttgcatgaaatttggtatggagatattttgatacccgagaaaggacataggctaccttttattgcgaaaaatgtaccacgggcgaagccggggcggaccactagtgtaaaatatatcagGCTCCTACTAGGGACACGGACTCATTGCATGACAGATTTAATAGCGTTCACGTTTTGCTGCTAAAAAACGATTCACAGTTGGTGTGGTATCGCGCCAAATTGGCGTTATTGTTCGttgaattttcaattattttcacaGTGGGAGTGAAAGAGACAGAGTGGATTTGCTGTCCCGCTTGTACAATGTACGTTTTTCGTCATAATATATATCATttatgtttcaaaataaataaaaaaaaacacaattattattagtgaCAATCAACACCTCCAACACAAAACTGAACTGAATCCAATTTCATACTTTAAATAgtttaaaccttattttttttaatactagtATTAGTCAATTGAAAGCGTAAagttataattgaaaatatctaCTAAAAGTTGTGTTGTCACGACGGATGGAGTTTCATGAAAAATTAGCCCAATGTTTTGCCCCTTCAATTTTCCtaaattattaagctattgcatagcttctatcgcgggccttgagcgcggagACCGactccagaaattccgtaacgaaaaaaaacctcacgcacCCCACTCcccgggcacggaggtgtggcttgaaggcatgctatgcaatagctttaccgcggcagaccccgagtgccacaggtcttttttatttctgtcaTTCTACACTACAAAAGAAAACTTATAACAATTTCCTATTTTCATCAGATAATTAATTCTTTACTCGCacgcatattttattatttacctagcCAAAGGCGTTAAAgtgtataaagaaaatatcgTAATCTGTACCAAATGTCAagatatttttagatataCTGCAgggacattttaattatagtaatacaatttcatgtaaatttttacgtttttaagGACTAAACAGGAGAATATGAGTACGTATACCTTCattaaactaattaattaccttACTCGTGACACGAGCCTGTCTTAGGTTGATATTAGTTTCAGGTAAGTCTGAAATGCTTCTCTTGAAAAACGACTCTTATCTAACGTGTCGTCTTAAGAAAAtagtttatgttttaataaatattatttactacgcTTCTTCGCCTTCAAAGGGTATTTACTACCCTAAGATACTAATAGATACtaataaattctaaatatGTATCAGTGTTCATTAATTTCTCTGaaatgattaattttaaaaaaatcttttgtatGTAACTACGTaggaatatattttgttaaaatcgatattaaaaaagaattggaaatattttatccATAACACACATAACACACACAGTACTGATACATATTAAATTGGATTATTATTTGAGAGAACATATGACACATTTCCCAAAAGGAATCACGTTCtcttttataaatgtattattgtaCTTCAATGGGTAGgtacttctatactaatattataaagctgaagagtttgtttgtttgaacgcgctaatctcggtaactactggtccgatttgaaaaattctttcgctgttagatatcttatttatcgaggaaggctataggctatatatcatcgcGCTACGACCAACATTAGTGGAGCCATAGGGGTGAATCCACGCGAAGCAGCTAGTCAAGTTATAAAACAACTtgattaaaatagaaataatttgtATCGGCTCTCTAATGACCCGTGAAACATTTTTCTTCCTTACTAATAGTTTCACGGTAGATAAAACACGTAATTCCAAGTACAAGAGGCTTTAACATTTAGGCAGTAACTGACTTCGTTTCCAAGATAAATTGTGgtggataattttattaaaataaaataaaataaaaattattacttgtttTAGTCagcttttaaagttttaaaagctattgcatggcttctatcgcgggccttgagcgcgaggaccgaatccagaaaatccgcaacaaaaaaaaacctcacgctccccactccgacgggcacggaggtgtggcttgaaggcatgttatgcaatagctttaccgcggcagtccccgagtgctaCACGTCTTTTTTCTtccttgataataatttagtcCTGGTATTATATGTATGCTTATTCCATAATAACAAGGTATCATATCTTTAACAGAAATGCGCAGAGGCACAAGACTCCGGTGGTTTAGGCTCGACCTTCGCGAGGACACTCCCGCCTGCCCACAAGGTCAGCAAGTCGGTGGTTGCGCTCTTGAAGGCATTTGGATGGAACAAGTTCGCTATTGTGGCTGGAGACGAGCTGACTGCTGCAGGACAGCAGATGGAGGCTATAAAGGTAACTGCGACCTATCTATACGTAccgtatagaaaaaaaaattgagtaaTACTCTAAGATACTTACATAAAACCGAAagaatatctatacatataataaatctgtagaagggtcaattctgtacattgaaaatattgaaaaaataaatagcaggggtgttactggatcgatacaaagcccaaatatgtgattaaaaaattttttgtctgtctgtctgtctgtctgtatgttcaggcatcacgtgaaaactaacggttcgatttcgatgaaacttggtataattataccttattatcctgggcataaaataggatactttttatctcggaaaaatacgtagaaaaaaaaatcttaatttttccgcgcggacggagtcgcgggcggaagctagtaataaatataaaacttcaCAGCCTCTcctctttttattttgtaacgaagtttaaaattatgaaaataaagttaagtaagaaatatttcataaaacataacaaatgAATGTTGAACAAAAATAGAacgctttaaaaatataaccttaAAGCGTTTAGCGTTTCTAGttctatttttgtaaaaaattccCATCATCCAAAGCAAGCAGAAGACCTAgtataactataaaaaaaacgagAAAGTGAACATTTCAATAGAAAAGtaaagttattaaaacttCTTATTTGTCGTCCACTTGAACTTATTCTATCCACAACAGGATATGGATTAAGTTAGAAActttgtacttattttaatagagGAAAGTATGTCATTGTAGTTTTCAATTTGAACCCATAatcttgtaataaaaatagttttatattagtGGTGTTGATAAGGTACCGTATATTGATAAGAtatcttcaaaataaacacacaaaaaataatttagggatttctaagaatataataaaatttaaacatctACTTGATACCTTCACCTACCTACCTTCTTAAAATCTGTTGAAACAAGAGCAAgaagtatgtttgtttcagaaatattataaagggaTCCAACGcgattatgtaattaaaagaATAATGTAACACCAGtttcaaataattacataattatttatttttatttatttatttaggacaacttacaaaatagacaccattacATGATTACAGACATAGAAGTTACAAATAGAGAGCCGAgtgttgttttaattacaagTTGCCACGGCTTGGAGCTAGCgcacaagagcaacttttgtctccgcaactattttgtctctcccatcaactctatggggagttgcttcgctacgtgcgcgcactttcatactagctcataggtgggagagacaaaatagttgcggagacaaagttgctcgtgcgcgctaccTCTTAACGAACAATAAAAATAGAcgttttataacataaaatcattttcattacaaaataaatcgtaattagaaataaaattaaatatttcgctTCACGgacaagttattttaatatagagaCGCTTTTTGTGATCATTTCATTTTTCGAGCGTCGCTTTTTAATTGGCAGAcggtaaaaatatgtattctgTACGGGCTAGCCGTACATCCTGACTCAGCGCTTTACACGATCCTATTTCATTACGGTGACAAGAACATCTTCACCCAGTCAGTCTGCGCTCGCGGCTCGTGTAAAGCGCTCGGGGTGTATGCGCTATATCATCTATCAATATCATTATCAACTATCAATTAATATCATCAACTATCAAATATCATTAATCATTTATATCATCATTAGTTTAGAGTATCAATCAACAATAAAGTAGTGATCAAAAGCTATATCTGGTTTTACATCATCCTATCAAACTATCAATCTATCAACTTATCAAATAAAGGAGTGTATGGGATATCATATCATATCAACTCAGCAGCCCATACATCTCTCTTTTTGGTCCTTCGAGAGAAAAAATCATCATTTAATCATCATAAGGATCTCTCTTTTTGGTCCTTCGTAGCTTTGGACCTCGCGTGTGGACAAATTGTGTGTGTGATCAGTGTTGTGCTAGTGTTCACAAGTGAGGATTGAATCAAGGAAGTATCAGTATCAAGCAGTGagtctttaaatatatatatttatcatgTCTAACGCCGAAGATTTGCTTCAAAATCAACAACAATTATCAAATACTTTCGAAAATATAtacagtaattttaaaaaggatGGTGCGGATAGGAAAACCTTCgattatataaaaagaagGTTGGATGTGCTAGACAGACACTGGCACGAATATCAAGAGAATCATAATGCTTTATGTAATATCGAGGTCATAAGATCTcatagttattttgaaaataatgagTTCGAGTTAACTCAagatagatataaatatatcaggggagtaatttctaattataatCAAGGCAAAGAGGAAAGGCCTAAGACACCGTTATTACAACCTGCTAAACCTCTCGGTGTCCCAGGGACCTCTCAATCTCAATCATCTTCTAAGGTACTAACTGATCAAAAAATTAGTAGCAAAACGGACGAAATGATTCGGAGACAAATAAGTTACTTTAAAGCCTTTGATCATACCATATCCAATATCATTTTAGATGATATTAACGAAAAGTGGGAATTTGATCATTTGTTAAAATCGATACAGTCGCGCTGGTCTCTAATAGACTCTCTCCATTGGGAGTTGGACAGTGAGCTTGGGGATAGAAACTCGGAATACGAGAATACCTTTATATCATACGAAcagaaatataacaatatcatcaaatcgcttaacaaaaaattatggTCTATATCACACAGAGAACAGTCCACACCACATATAGAAATACCAGTATTTAGTGGTAACTATCATCAGTGGTGCTCTTTTAAAGATGTATTTAAAGAAACAATTCATGAAAATCCATCATTATCATCGGCGCAAAAAATGCAGTTCTTGAAAACAAAAGTTAGAGGAGAAGCTGAAAGGCTCATTCAGCATCTACCAATAACCTcggataattatttaatatgctGGGATATACTCAATAATCGCTATAATAACAAGTCATTAATTTTCCGTTCgcatattgatattttattaaatatacctGTCGCTCAGCAAACATCATTAAATCATATCAAACGGATACATGATACGACCATAGAAACTATCAATGCTATCAAAAACTTAGGTGTCGACGTAGGATCGTGGGATCCATTAATCGTACATTTAATCGCCCAGAAATTGGACTCCGAGACGCATAACGCATATATCAATGCCTTAAAACAGCCTCGAGAATTAGCAACATTAAATgagtttttaacatttttggagaataaatttacatcattagaatcattaaaaaagaaaCCTGAGATCAAGAATTCATATCAACCAATTTATaagttaaacaaaaattacaacaaGCAATCTTTTCCCACAAGTTCGTTTATTTCCCACCAAAATAGCAAACAGGCAGATATTAGTTCGCagaaacattataaatgcgaactCTGTAAAACCAACGAGCATTGTCTATTTTACTGCAATAAGTTTTTGAATATGACACCGCCTACAAGACGCTGCACAGTTACAAGATTAGGTGTGTGCAAAAATTGTCTTTATTCACATCATAGTAAGCCCTGCTTTTCTGAAAAAAGATGTGTGAAATGCCATGGGAAGCATAACACCATTTTACACGAGGCGTATGAGATATCAAATCCTAGCTCTTCGAAAACAGCAAGCAAACAGTATCTGAAACATGAGTCGCCGCAGGTGCAAAGTAATTCACACGTTTCGTTGCAACGTGACATATCAGAGATTCTCTTAGCGACAGCCATATTAAAAGTGAAAGCAAAAGATGGATCATTTATCAAAATGCGTGCTTTAATTGATCAAGGTTCTCAAACCTCACTTATCACAGAACATGCCGCTCAAATTTTAGGACAACCTCGACAACAATGTCGTGGTGTAATATCAGGTATAGGTATCAAGGAGAGCAATTGCAAAGGAGTCATATCAATCACATGTGCatcaatcaataataattttcaatttgaaaCGGAAGCATACATCATGAAAAACCTAGTTAATAACCTGCCTAATAGCACTTTTTCGAAGCCAAGTTGGCCGTAtatcaataatatcaaattagcCGATCCTGACTTCAATGTAAGTCGCCCCGTGGACTTGCTATTGGGGGCagatatttattcattaattgttATGGAAGGGATTTGTAAAGGTAACAATAATATGCCTATAGCACAAAACACACAGCTAGGTTGGATTTTGATAGGTAGCGTGAAAACTTTACAATGTAACGTCGTCATCAATAATTTGgaagaaattcaaaaattttggGAAATCGAGGATATCATTGAGGAGTCGCAATTATCAACCGAAGATCAGCAATGTATCAACTActacaaaaatacaacaacAAGGCGAAAAGACGGCCGTTACGAGGTCCGTCTTCCAATGCACAACAATTTTTCGGAAAAATTAGGTGAATCAAAATTCAAGGCTGTAGCACAATTTAAAACGTTAGAAAAGAGATTTatcaaaaacaataacatacatacacaatataaattatttatgcaaGATTATCATTCAATGGGTCATATGATACCGGCTTCTAATACGTCTAAGCCGGAGTGTTTCAATACTCATCATTGCGTGCGCACAGATAGCGACGTAAATTCGAAATTTCGAGTTGTATTCAATGCATCATGTAAAACTTCATCAGGATATAGTTTGAATGACCTTATGAAAACAGGCCCGAATCTTCAGCAAGATTTACAGTCTTTAATCATTAAATGGAGACAATATCAATTTGCTTTTACTGCGGACATAGAAAAAATGTTTCGCCAAATTTGGCTACACCCAGACGATCagaacttattaaaaatagtatgGCGGGACTCTAATTCGGACCCTATTCGTGAATATCAACTCACGACGGTTACTTATGGTACGAAAGCAGCTCCATTCCTAGCTATGATGACCTTAAAACAGCTGGCTAGTGATgagagaaataattatttacatagctCCGCAATCGAAGTCTTAGAGAACTCATTTTATATGGATGACGTCATACACGGTTGTCATTCCATAGAGGAAGCTAAGATATTACAAAGCgatttaattaagttattgCAATCAAGTGGCTTTAACTTACGTAAGTGGAAATCAAATACTACGGAattatcacaaaatataaaagaatccAATAACAATTCtagtgattttaattttaaacaatcagAAACAACAAAAACTTTAGGATTAGGGTGGAATCCCGaagaagatatttttacatttcattCGCAACTAGAACCCTTGAAATcatcaaaaataacaaaaagagTGCTTTTATCAGATATATCAAAGTTATTCGACCCTATCGGATGGCTATCACCGTtatcaacaaaattaaaaattatttttcaacaagtaTGGGCGGCGCATATAGGATGGGATGATCAAATACCAGAAGAAATATATAAGGAATGGATCAAAGTTAGAAATGATATTAGCATGATCAAAGATATAAAATTACCACGCTGGATTCACACCCGTAATTGCGATAGTATTGAGTTACATGGGTTCTGTGACTCGTCTATGAAAGCTTATGCATGTGTTATATATTGCCGTGTAAATAAAGGTGAagattcacataatataacattattggTTGGAAAAACGAGACTTGTGCCGACTAGCAAGGTCGTTACATTGCCTAGATTAGAACTGAGTGGAGCATtacttttatcaaaattaatgaataaggTTAAGGAATGCCTTAAATGTAATGATATCAAAATGTATGGATGGGCTGACAGTACAGTAGTTTTAGGTTGGTTACAAGGGAATGCAGCAAGATGGAAAACGTTCGTGGCAAACAGAGTGCAGCAAATAACAAAGGTCATGCCTCCAGATTGTTGGCGGTATGTCAAATCAGAAGAAAATCCTGCCGACTGTGCAAGTCGAGGTTTATCAGCATCACAATTGAAGGATCATTCTTTGTGGTGGCAAGGCCCCAAGTGGCTATCAACATTTAGTGatcaaacaaaaaaggtcACATATTCAACAGATCAAGAGTTGAAAGTATCAAAACAAGTTACCGCCACGGTAACaaatcatcaaaataattctatcataatagatatattatcaAAACACAGCACATTCCGTAAGGCTGTGCGAATCGTTGCATGGATGTGTAGATTCACCAACAACAAGAAGAAATATCAAAGTTACTTATCAGTGGAGGAATTGAAACATGCAACATTGCTTATTATCAGAAATATTCAACAGTTATCATTTGAAAAGGAAATATCAGATTTAAGAAGtggtaataatatacataggaAAAGTAAATTGTGTGAGTTAAATCCTTATATCGATCAACAACAAATTATCAGAGTAGGAGGAAGACTGCGACATGCTTACCTTGACCCTGACATGAAAAATCCTATCATCATACCGAATAACAGTCGTCTCTcggaattattaattaatgaagcACACCAATCTACTTATCATGGAGGTGCTAGGCTAACATCATCATATTTAAGGCAGAAGTATTGGATTATGGGTGGCTATAGGGCTGTTAAAAAGATAGTACGGCAGTGTATCAAATGTAGGAGGCATAATCCCAGCAAGcatcatcaaattatgggagATTTACCAGCGGCTAGAGTAAACCCATCAAGACCCTTCTACAATGTGGGAGTCGACTATACAGGTCATGTATTTATCAAATCAAACGCTGGAAGAGGTATCAAGACAACAAAAGGTTACATTGCAGTATTTACTTGTATGGCCACCAAGGCTGTACACCTGGAACTGGTATCAGATTTATCAAGTGCAAGTTTTATATCAGCCCTGCGTAGAATGTCAGCTCGCAGGGGTAAGCCTGGTCACATCTACAGTGATAACGGCACTAATTTTATAggagcaaataaaatattacaacaaGAATACGATGAAATactcaaaatatttaacacacaATTTCAATCAGAGGTGGCGGATATGGGTATAACATGGCATTTTAATGCCCCATCTTGGCCTTCAGCGAGCGGTCTTAGTGAAGCAGCCGTCAAAAGTCTCAAATTTCACCTTAAGAGGGTGGTTGGCGAGCAACGATTAACATACGAGGAATATAGTACAATACTAGCTCAGCTGGAGGCTTGCTTAAATTCAAGGCCACTTTGTGCTTTAACAGAAGACTCAGAGGAGCTCGATTATTTGACACCATCACATTTCCTAGCTAGCGGTCCAGTATTATCAATATTTGAAACAGAAAGAGATCTACGAACAAGATTAcatttagcacaaaaaatatttcaagacaTATGGAAGAGGT
It includes:
- the LOC123695409 gene encoding uncharacterized protein LOC123695409, whose amino-acid sequence is MQDYHSMGHMIPASNTSKPECFNTHHCVRTDSDVNSKFRVVFNASCKTSSGYSLNDLMKTGPNLQQDLQSLIIKWRQYQFAFTADIEKMFRQIWLHPDDQNLLKIVWRDSNSDPIREYQLTTVTYGTKAAPFLAMMTLKQLASDERNNYLHSSAIEVLENSFYMDDVIHGCHSIEEAKILQSDLIKLLQSSGFNLRKWKSNTTELSQNIKESNNNSSDFNFKQSETTKTLGLGWNPEEDIFTFHSQLEPLKSSKITKRVLLSDISKLFDPIGWLSPLSTKLKIIFQQVWAAHIGWDDQIPEEIYKEWIKVRNDISMIKDIKLPRWIHTRNCDSIELHGFCDSSMKAYACVIYCRVNKGEDSHNITLLVGKTRLVPTSKVVTLPRLELSGALLLSKLMNKVKECLKCNDIKMYGWADSTVVLGWLQGNAARWKTFVANRVQQITKVMPPDCWRYVKSEENPADCASRGLSASQLKDHSLWWQGPKWLSTFSDQTKKVTYSTDQELKVSKQVTATVTNHQNNSIIIDILSKHSTFRKAVRIVAWMCRFTNNKKKYQSYLSVEELKHATLLIIRNIQQLSFEKEISDLRSGNNIHRKSKLCELNPYIDQQQIIRVGGRLRHAYLDPDMKNPIIIPNNSRLSELLINEAHQSTYHGGARLTSSYLRQKYWIMGGYRAVKKIVRQCIKCRRHNPSKHHQIMGDLPAARVNPSRPFYNVGVDYTGHVFIKSNAGRGIKTTKGYIAVFTCMATKAVHLELVSDLSSASFISALRRMSARRGKPGHIYSDNGTNFIGANKILQQEYDEILKIFNTQFQSEVAT